Below is a genomic region from Lineus longissimus chromosome 16, tnLinLong1.2, whole genome shotgun sequence.
TCGAACCGCAAAGTCGGCATGATTTTAGGCAGTTCTCTTTGCATTATCTGACCAGCCTCACTCTTCCTGGGAGTAACGCAAGTTCTTAGGGATGACATTTTTCGGGGTTTTTTTACTGATCAAATGATGTTGGCCGATGGGAGCATTCTCTCCAAGGAAGATGCGTCTTTCAACTCCAACATCTTTGTTCTTCTTAAGCGTTCGTTCTCCACTTGGAGGAGTTATTCTCcacggagtattcctcctccaaggcgggatgagcgttttagGTGCCACTACAGTCAGGCACCAACTGGGTTCATTGGCCTTGTGACTATGTCTTAGTATACTTACATTAACATTAGCATTGTCTGTAAACTGGAGACCGAAGTAATCCTTTTCTACAATGTCCAGATGGTAAAAGACGTGTTCATATAAGTCCTGGCTCGGAGCTTTTTTCTGCAAAgagaaaaatcacatttttattttcagatgcaAAATACAAGTTGTCGAAGCCATTGCCATTGAATCATTGCAGGAAAGGGTTAGATTTCAGCTGATTAAATAAAATACAATGATGATGAATACCTAGCCCgttatacatcatgtacatatgTCCTGCTCAATGTATGTGCAGTATGCAACAACACATTATGAGACATTGCAtctctacatgtaggcctagtctACATACAGTGACAGGCCAGGCCACTTGACATAGTTCTCCATGTGAAACATGCATTGTATTTTGTTAGGCGGTTTACATGAAGTACAATCTTTAATCTGTATAAAAATACAATCAGTTGACTTTACCCCAAGTACAGTGAGTAAAAACAGTGTTCTCCACCTAGCCttttaatttattgtaaaacaaaaacaactccaaataaggagcagacaacacaaatatacaataaaaatcatacacagagaacgaataaaaaagcgatcaaaagggtgaaagtaaaagcttcaatagtttatggtttttccggtttagattggcacataaggtttttttaccaaattgacaattccattttcctccctggtgatacgtctaggcctacatgttggatTCACAAACAGGACATTGGTGGCAGAGAGGCCCGACGAACTAAACACTCGGTTACACAGGGTACCCTTAATTTTTCTCGTGCCAATGACGACGTCTCATGCTTTACAATCAATGGAGAGAATCCTTCTTAAAAGTCCAATTTGCCTCTGTTCGATTACTTTCCGCGGGTTGTCAATATCTAATGCCTCTAATAGAGGGCTATGATGACAAAATTTCGATTAACCAAAGCATCGTTTGATCAGGGAACCCTGCAACTTTTCCAGTTTGAGAAATCCAACAGATTTATATAACTAGTCTGGTTGATGATTTTAATTATGAAATGCAAGTTCCCTCCATTCATTCCCAAGCTAAACCCAGAAACCTTTGATACAACTTCACAcattggccatttcaggccagttgcaAGTACAGTctaacctctcttagcggacacctctccattaaaaacaccctctctaataaggacaatgGTTTTGGTTCCAAAcatgtcatttccattcaaattggcctctgtaatcaggatacctctctatcaaggacagcataggtcagtcccaagggtgttcttaatagagaggttctactgtacggaGTGGCACTGGTCAAGCCTTGAACCCAGgaccttctgatcacaagtcGAACGTTTATCCATTGCATCACAGCACTTCCTGAGACCCTGTCATTTTTGTTGCTAAGGTTGAAAACACCAGATGATAAAATTATTTTAAGTTAAAAAATAACCAATGTTATTTTATTCCTGATATCATTTTTATGCAGCAGAACCAGATCAAACTCACCCCAAATGACCTTACTGAACTACCAACATCAAATCATCGGCCTTTATTGTATTTTTGTATCTCATTTCAATGATAATGAGGCCACGCTATGTGTCACCTCTCTGAGGTCATAATGGATCAAAGTGCACCTCAACATTCCCGTGACATTTTTGCCTTGGTGTCATCCAACCATGACATTATTGAGTGATGTAACTAACGCACCAGTTTTTTTCAAATGCGATGAGTTTAGATGAAGAATCCATAAATCCAGGCCTTTTTGAGTATTTGAAAAATGCAACTTTTCTGTCGTTACAGGCCtgtcaattacatgattcctacaccatATGACGGTGTAGGccatacaggatgtccccaaattaggtcttttttttttttttttttttaaaataatatgaccccctgaagcgttttttaacccctaacataaccaaatctcatccaaatggcctaattttatagtttaccctaaaattatatttttcaggtgtatgtggtgataacagtcactaactttgatttatgacgtcactgttcaggcaaattggcgcgatgaaatgtccccaaattaagctaaagcaaaaaaacatgtcccccaaaataggctaaaaaaatacagggtgtagaggtctccacgtaattgaaaggcctgcgtAATGTTTTTTGCATCTAAAAAAAGGATCAGTTCTCCTTAATTTGGGATAACACGAACAATGACGTCAGCAGGAGTGATAAAGAAAGTGATGACAAAAGAGGTTAATGACAGCAGGATTCCCGGGGATGAAGCACGCTTCATGCCATCAACAGTCCCAACATTCATCAATTCAGTGAATTTGACTGCAGAACTTTTTCAAACAAAGGAGGGAAATTTTATAAACACAGCTGGTGTCTCTGACAACATAAACGAGGACAATGACAGATTTGATCATCAGGGCTCGAGCTAAGCCTTGTTGATCAGGAGTCAAACCAAAGTCTTGACAAAATCTGTGGACAGGAGTCCTGCAACAGACACTTTATAATGTGAGGGTTCTGGGCCAAGTTTCTTACTTCAAAAGACACTTTTCGGGGGTTATCTTGAGCCCTGATTGTACGGGGACATTTCTGTAAAACTTGTCTTTTTGAGATCTGGTGCTTTGAAGTCGAAGTCACCTCCACGCTGTTCTCAATGGACCAGTTCGACAAAGACTGACCAGAGCTgaaatgcacacactcagaactcgtcagaaggcctaagccaatTTTGGACGATGTCGTAGCCCATTGTAACCCTTTGTttcaggtgaaacgcatgactgctCAGCGCCAAAGCAAACTACTTCGAAAAGGTCCATCGAAAATTTTCTCCCCATGATTTATGAATGTTGGCTGATCAATCACACCATCACCAAGTCAAATTCCTCTCCTCCTCCTGACCTCATTCAATCAGATTGTAAATAGTAGTAGCCTAATTTTATCTGAAATCGTGTTAATAATGGTGTTTATTACTGGGTCAAACAGTCGAGTATACCCCACATCAATTAATAGGCCTATACAGAATTGAATAGGCCTATGTTATTATGgctacaatgtacaatgtatgtaaaaAGCACTTCTCCACAAGTGTATGGACTAGactattagtacatgtatgtatacatgcaCTAGACCTTGATGCAATAGgacctacatgtacgtgtagttgaatgaaatggccagggccattgtgctcacctcatgtggaggaaagatggataaagagcatggtcttgtgtcatgtagtgttaggtttgatgtaggtccaagcaattacaatttccccaaaatggccaatttacagtacattcgacctctgtgaccttgaaaagtaggtcaaatcaaagaagacctgggtgacacattgaatggttgttagaattagatgtacctatgatataaaattggtgccaatcgggcaagtcattactaggaataatggcattttgaagaatttaggatttggccccctccctggaggccaaacggcaaatcagatcgcaccaaacttcggtacctgagatcacctgaccaaggggtacatgtgtacttaatttgtgatcaatagtcattgcagttaagaaacgtgccattgttacggcctgacggcgaatttacgccatttgacctctgtgaccttgacaagaaggtcaaattaaaaacctgtgtgacatatactgtatggtggttagatgtacccatgatatcaaattggtggcaatcgggcaagaagttaaggaataatcacatttttaaggtttttggattttgccccctggtggtcaagtggtgaatcatattggaccaaactttggtccctgagatcagctgactaaggggtaaatgtgtaccaaatttggtatcaatagtcattgcagtttagaaacgtgccatcgttacatcctaacggccaatttacaccatttgacctctgtgaccttgaaaaggaggtcaaatcaaaaacccggatgatatatgatgcacctttgctagaagtacctaccataattttttcaaaatttcccgactactattgagggagatattgcatattttcacttttaacgtttggccccctggtggccaaaccatgaaacgaatcggaccgaaacttggtctcccaggtgtcattacataagggtacatgtgtaccaagtttcaactcaatagctctaacagttacgaaacgtgccctgctaacggacgacggacgacgacgacgacgacgacgacgacgacgacgacgacgacgacgacggacgacggacgccacggtatgggataagctcacctctgctaagaggtgagctaaaaatgactgACATCATGTATGGTCTACACTCAATACAGTGGGGTGGGGTCATTGAAAATATTGTCCTGTGGTACTTATGTGGGACATTTTACAAACACAGGACCAGGAACTTGCGggtcatgctaattcccgacctaccccgacttttcccgacatttcccgacttgcggaaaatgctgccaaaatatagtgtattaatcatcagaatatttatatctgtactgtttacatacatatacagcacgtctgttaatttcaatacttttgaacgatgctaagttgagcaaatcaactccaataattaatttatgctgggttcagacaaggccatatgcatgtacagtttacaagaagcgacaaccacaactaaccaAGATTACCGACCTGCAGAAAAATTGCGGTCGGTTGGGTAGATGTAACTtgctttgctcaacttagcatcgttcaaaagtcttgaaattaacagacgtgctgtatatgtatgtaaacagtacaaatataaatattctgatgattaatacactatattttggcagcattttccgcaagtcgggaaaagtcggggtaggtcgggaattagcatgaccGGGAACTTGCTGGTCCAAAACACATGCAAGACACAGATTTTTCGTCATAGCTCAAAATAAATATGCATTAAGCGGAATGTTACAACCTAAGTTTTTGACCTCGTTCATCTACCTTAATGCTATCTCGGCAACTTTGTACTAGTCGGGGATCTGTTTAGAGACACCAAGAAACGCACAACATAGGCCATATAAAACGCAGCATGGTTGCACATCTTGTCATCGAGTCCTTATATATTCGTTGTGCCAATATTCAAGATTGTTTCGGCCAGGGACAGCCCCCACCAAGTGAAGCGATGTTATTGTTAACATTGAAAGTGATAAAATGGCAAGTTGCCTTGGCCGGGATTTGAACCAGAgacctttggattgccggtCAACAACTAACATTACATTGAGTTATCGAGGTTTGTGGATGTGACTGCGAGTGTCAGTGCGACTTCGACATTTGAATGACACGACGGAACTTCCTGCAATGCAGTTGCTGTTGTCGACAAAAAGGGACGACAAGCGGTAAAGGATCAGATTTGCACAGGCCATGACTAAATAGGTCCTAGGCCTACAACACCAATTTTCGGTTCGTCTTTCTGACTTTCACTTTCAGAAGGTGACAAAATCAATCAGGTTTTTGACGACAAAGTTCGGACAAAGTTCCCTAGCTAAACATTCATAACAGCCTCTTCCAGCAAACTACGCAACTTACACTGATGTGCACATGGAGATCTGTCCCATCCAAGAGTTGGACGCTGCAAGGGATACATCCCTTAGGGGGCTTCGATGGTTTGGTATCCTGACCCTCCACACCTTGTTGTTGTCGATAACGCTTGTCCCCACGGCCAGACTTTCGACGACtcaaaaatcgaaaaaaagACATAGTGCCAGACAATAAACAATTCTACCGTTTGGATCAATAGCAAGATTGAGAGTTTATGTATCCTTTCACGTAGTTAATTCATGATCTTTATTCTCCGCCGTAGCAAAATCGGACAACTTAACGAGCTTTTTTTTACACTACTCCGCCTGTGTATTTTCGTTATTTTGCTCATCTGCCCACACGCATGCGCAATGACGAATATCTGAACGTGTTACTCTCCATCCAAAGATTTATTTTGGATAATtattacaattaactcatttttaagaaaaatatttcaatatatttaaaacacTTATTATAATTTATTTAAATTTGAGTCCAATATTACAATAAACTAACCTTAATAAGGTTACTGCAATGAAATTACTTCACATCCGTTTCAAGGTTAATTTTCCAATATGGCAGCGCCCTTGAAAAAATATTCTGGTGcaaattttcaagatttttttagATTTAACTTTCATTTActctgaaaataagaaaaacaaaactgtcAGAAGGTCATCAAATGATTGTTTATGTACTGTTCTTTCTTTAGAAAGTAAGTTTAGGGGCCGTCATAAGCATTTTTATCCAACAACTTGCAAATGTTCCGTTGCCAAATTACTTCTGTGTACATTCTCTAGTGCATTTGCACTatgaaaatttttattttctttgtcaaAGCTATTGCCCAGTTTGGAGGTCTAGACTTTTCTGTAACTGCATTGATACAAAATAATAAAGTCAGTAATGTAAGAACCTTTCAAATATGGCCTAAATCAGTCATAGTGCAGTCTTTAATCTTGGACTTAATTTAGCCTGTCGTCCAGAGATGGCAACACCATCGGGTATGGAACAATATCTCCCACTTTATTTGGTCACTTACACCAACAACACCATGCAATCGAAACAAAGCAAAAACCCATAAAAgccattgatttttttgtaatcAATAATCACCCGATGACTTATATTAACAGATTATCTATATCTACTGAAGAGCACTTCCTCAGAATCGTACTTTTCATTTCTTTAGATTAGCCCAGCTGAAATCGACCTTCGATAACCATGGCAGGAATGTTTGTGACGCTTATCAAGAACCCCCAAATCACAACAGCGATAGCCATCTCCACCTTTATTGGGTTACGACTCGGAAAAGAGACACTGTTTCTCGGCTACTACAAGGACAAATTGTTACAGTCTTACAAGGATGGCGTTGAAACCCCTGTAGACAAACACACTAAAACGCTTGCTCAAGAGGTAAGGTCTAGTGAAAAAAAGTTTGCTTTCAAATTGAAGTTACCTACAgtgtttccgccaggattaaatttgaggggggacaaaaaaaaattttttttttctaaaatttttttttaaaaaaagggtATATGTCCCCTCCTGAGaggttttttggccctaaaaccgctacaattggctcccaaatgctcttattttacatatgaaatcatgaaaattactcatttgacagtaaaacaaactttagtgctcaaaattaaggagggatatccccccttgaaatattttagggggggatgaatccccccatccccccctcTGGTGGAAACCCTGACCTAAACCACACATTTAGAATCGATGATAGTCCCATTACAACACTATCTTGTTATGACGGTACAATTCCTTTGTTGATTTCCAACAATAAAGATGTCgtcaataattttttttgtttcaccTTCTCCTTTCCTACCTTTCAGGTCTTGGATAAGTTTCAACTCAGACCAGAGGCGGAGGCCGATCTTCAATTGTTTACCTGTTTTTCCCAAGACGCTGTCTACGGAGGCAGCACGCACCTGAAAACTGGCTCCATCATCGGTCTCCCGGCAAACTTTGCCTACAAATCCGTCAACGACATCGATAAGTCAAAGCTGACGATCGGCCAAAAAGCTATCAAATGGGACACACCAGAAGGTACGCTGTTTGCAGAATCATTGATATTGAGCGATGATGCAAAAAGATTCGCGATAGCAAGACAAATAAACTATTTGGATAGTCTCGAGATTTATGTTGACAATGGTTTCCTGCTGTGTTTTTCAATGCTTGGGTACTGGGTCGGACACGCTGCAAATGTCTTGCTACATTTGAAGCGGAAACTTCCAACTTTTATGCGGGGGAGTTTGTATGTTTGTATAGCATCAGTTGGTGCGACGCTTTATTTTCTTGCGAAGGACGAATATATTTGTTATCTTGATGAAAAAGTCGACCGAAAGTCTGCGGACTTTGGGAAAGAATATGCTGCCGGTGGTATTGAGTTTTATGCCAAGGAACTGCAACGAAATAAAGCGCTTCGTTGTCTGTTAGGGGATTATGGGAAAAAGGTCTACACTAAGTACGGAAATTACGTCACCACGTGGCGTCTAAGACATCCACCTCCAATAACCCGACATgaaaaaatggaaaagtttTCTACTCGGAAGGTGAACGAGGAAAATGCTCGTTCTGAAAAGGTAAACGATGGGACGGCTTAGGGATGTATGCCCTTGTCGGTCTTGCCTAGACAGCAAAGCGCCTTGTATATGAGCGAtatttgtcacaaccacctgtgACAATTATTGCTGCAATGAAAAGATTGCTGGTCTGTGAGAGTGGACTTTTGTGTTGATATGAACAGACTGTATTCTTCTTGGACATGAATCATAACGGATCAAGAAATTTTGATACAATAAAATAACATACTCAGATATTTTGAAAGTGTCTTTTTATCCATATTAGTTGATATCTAACAGTCTctctaggttgtgacattgtcttattATCTTCCTTGGTTCAGAAGTCTTCCAAACAGCCACGTtgggtgtgacattgtctcaggaTATCTTTGTTGGTTGTGATAGGCCACACTTTACGACGGGGCTGATACTCCTCATTGGGTAGGACTGTGTGTCTATCCATCTTGGTTGGACCCTATAGCAAAGGCCTACTTGGGTAGGAAAGTGTCCCTGATAGTCCCGTTGATCTATCTTGGTTGTTACTCTTTTGCAAACAGCTACGTtgggtgtgacattgtctcaggaCATCTTTGTTGGTTGTGATAGGCCATACTTTATGACGGGGCTAATACTCCTCATTGGGCCAGACTGTGTGTCTATCCATCTTGGTTGGACCCTATATCAACAGCCTACTTGGGTAGGAAAGTGTCCCTGATAGTCAACGTTGGTCAGACTTTTCATCTATCTTGATACTCTCTTGCAAACAGCCACGTTGTGTGTGACATTGTCTCGAGGACATCTTTGTTGGTTGTGATCGGCAACACTTTACGACAGGGCTGATAGTCATCATTGGGTAGGACTGTGTGTCTATCCATCTTGGTTGGACCCTATTACAACAGCCTACTTGGGTAGGAAAGTGTCCCCGATAGTCACTGTTGGTCAGACTTTTCATCTAACTTGGTTGTTACTCTCTTGCAAACAGCTACGTtgggtgtgacattgtctcaggaCATCTTTGTTGGTTGTGATAGGTCACACTTTACGACGGGGCTAATACTCCTCACTGGGCCAGACTGTGTGTCTATCCATCTTGGTTGGACCCTATATCAACAGCCTACTTGGGTAGGAAAGTGTCCCCGATAGTCAACGTTGGTCAGACTTTTCATCTATCTTGATACTCTCTTGCAAACAGCCACGTtgggtgtgacattgtctcgAGGACATCTTTGTTGGTTGTGATCGGCAACACTTTACGACAGGGCTGATAGTCCTCATTGGATCGGACTGTGTGTCTATCCATCTTGGTTGGACCCTATAGCAACAGCCTACTTGGGTAGGAAAGTGTCCCCGATAGTCAACGTTGGTCAGACTTTTCATCTATCTTGGTTGTTACTCTTTTGCAAACAGCTACGTtgggtgtgacattgtctcaggaCATCTTTGTTGGTTGTGATAGGTCACACTTTACGACGGGGCTAATACTCCTCACTGGGCCAGACTGTGTGTCTATCCATCTTGGTTGGACCCTATAGCAACAGCCTACTTGGGTAGGAAAGTGTCCCTGATAGTCAACGTTGGTCAGACTTTTCATCTATCTTGGTTGTTACTCTCTTGCAAACAGCCACGTtgggtgtgacattgtctcaggaCATCTTTGTTGGTTGTGATAGGCCGCACTTTATGACGGGGCTGATAGTCCTCATTGGGCCTGACTGTGTTTCTATCCATCTTGGTTGGACCCTATAGCAACAGCCTACTTGGGTAGGAAAGTGTCCCGTTGGTCACTTTTCATCTATCTTGGTTGTTACTCTCTTGCAAACAGCCACGTtgggtgtgacattgtctcaggaTATCCTTGTTGGTTGTGATAGGCCACACTTTACGACAGGGCTGATAGTCCTCAATGGATCTGACGGTGGCACCTTGACCGAGACAGTTCGACAGATATAAAGGTCATACTTTGATGGCAGGAATGATAGCCCTCTTTGCGGACAGCCTACTTTGGTAGGAAAATGTCCCCGATAGACCCCATTGGTTGTGACTTATGA
It encodes:
- the LOC135500525 gene encoding transmembrane protein 177-like, with amino-acid sequence MAGMFVTLIKNPQITTAIAISTFIGLRLGKETLFLGYYKDKLLQSYKDGVETPVDKHTKTLAQEVLDKFQLRPEAEADLQLFTCFSQDAVYGGSTHLKTGSIIGLPANFAYKSVNDIDKSKLTIGQKAIKWDTPEGTLFAESLILSDDAKRFAIARQINYLDSLEIYVDNGFLLCFSMLGYWVGHAANVLLHLKRKLPTFMRGSLYVCIASVGATLYFLAKDEYICYLDEKVDRKSADFGKEYAAGGIEFYAKELQRNKALRCLLGDYGKKVYTKYGNYVTTWRLRHPPPITRHEKMEKFSTRKVNEENARSEKVNDGTA